In Acipenser ruthenus chromosome 16, fAciRut3.2 maternal haplotype, whole genome shotgun sequence, the following proteins share a genomic window:
- the LOC117412572 gene encoding glycosyltransferase 8 domain-containing protein 1-like isoform X2, translating into MTFRKNSHHMGLQPIDFLIEAPQSFEVARTGEEVPVVITAAGERLGALIAAMNSIYSNTKSNVVFHIVTMNDTVDHLKNWLSKTGLKDVKYRIVQFDPQVLEGKIRRNPVESEPLKPLTFARFFLPTFVPDGKKAIYLDDDVIVQGDIQELYNTKLKTGHAVAFSDDCDSASLKGLVRGAGNQYNYIGFLDYKKDSIRKLGMKATTCSFNPGVFVANLTEWKRQNITKQLEKWMELNVAEDLYSQTLAGSITTPPLLIVFYKKHSSIDPMWHVRHLGSTGAGNRYSSRFVKAAKLLHWNGHYKPWGRTSSYTDIWDKWYIPDPTGKFHPVRKNK; encoded by the exons atgacatttaGAAAAA ACTCTCACCATATGGGATTACAGCCAATTGACTTTCTGATTGAAGCTCCTCAGAGTTTTGAAGTTGCTAGGACAGGTGAAGAGGTTCCTGTGGTTATCACTGCTGCAGGAGAGAGACTCGGAGCTTTAATAGCAGCTATGAACAGCATATACAGCAACACTAAGTCCAACGTTGTCTTCCACATAGTCACAATGAACGACACGGTAGATCATTTAAA AAACTGGCTCAGTAAAACTGGGCTGAAGGATGTCAAGTACAGAATTGTGCAGTTTGATCCACAGGTTTTAGAGGGGAAGATTCGACGCAATCCTGTGGAATCAGAACCTCTTAAACCG CTAACCTTTGCCAGATTTTTTCTACCTACTTTTGTTCCAGATGGAAAGAAGGCAATTTATTTGGATGATGATGTCATAGTGCAAG GTGACATCCAGGAGCTATATAATACCAAGCTGAAGACAGGCCATGCTGTTGCTTTTTCTGATGACTGTGACAGTGCGTCTCTGAAAGGGCTAGTCAGGGGGGCAGGTAACCAG TACAACTACATTGGTTTCCTGGATTATAAAAAGGATTCCATAAGGAAACTGGGAATGAAGGCCACTACCTGTTCTTTCAATCCTGGAGTGTTTGTGGCTAACCTGACTGAATGGAAACGACAGAATATCACAAAGCAGCTTGAAAAATGGATGGAACTTAATGTAGC agAGGATCTTTACAGTCAAACCCTAGCCGGCAGTATTACTACACCACCTTTACTAATTGTGTTCTATAAGAAACACTCCAGCATTGATCCAATGTGGCATGTGAGGCATCTCG GTTCCACTGGTGCTGGAAACCGCTATTCATCtcggtttgtgaaagcagccaaactGCTTCATTGGAATGGTCATTACAAACCCTGGGGGAGGACATCTTCATACACAGACATTTGGGACAAGTGGTACATCCCAGATCCAACCGGCAAGTTTCATCCAGTACGGAAAAACAAATAA
- the LOC131697699 gene encoding signal peptidase complex subunit 1-like — MLPFLDSVSTHMDYKGQKLAEQIFQGIILVSAVIGFIYGFITEQFGWTVYIVLAGFAVSCLLTLPPWPMYRRNPLKWQSVQSEISAPEMILKEKPVENTKKSKKHK, encoded by the exons ATGCTGCCGTTTTTAGATTCAGTTTCCACGCATATG GATTACAAGGGACAAAAACTAGCGGAACAGATTTTCCAGGGAATCATACTCGTCTCTGCT gttattgggTTCATTTACGGGTTTATCACTGAGCAGTTTGGATGGACGGTTTACATAGTCCTGGCCGGTTTTGCAGTTTCCTGTTTG ctTACTCTGCCACCTTGGCCTATGTACCGCAGAAACCCATTGAAATGGCAATCTGTGCAATCTGAGATATCTGCACCAGAGATGATCCTCAAGGAGAAGCCAGTAGAAAACACAAAGAAATCGAAAAAGCACAAGTAG
- the LOC117412571 gene encoding guanine nucleotide-binding protein-like 3 has protein sequence MKRPKLKKASKRLTCSKRYKIQKKVREHNKKLRKEAKKQKVRKVKKDPGIPNAAPFKEEILREAEHRKLQLEELKEKQKLTKQKERAKKRKLEAEKNDPATKAKKAKKEQTVKKQLKSTSNKDKNSKTLFCSELKKVIEASDVILEVLDARDPLGCRCLQVEETILNLEGKKQLILVLNKIDLVPKDNVEKWLKYLQNEFPTVAFKASTQLQDKTVQQKKRRAASGAVDLTKGVTCLGSDFLLQLLGDYYRSRGTDDAIKVGVVGFPNVGKSSLINSMKKMRACHVGISRCTTRCMQLVHIDKSVKMLDSPGIIAGSLNSAVSLALRSASEMEELVNPLEAVNALLKHCNKQQVMLQYNIPNYRNSLEFLTLFAMKRGCLKKGGVPDTQKAAETLLNDWTGAKVSYHSKPPEQHKFPSHLSETAVAERLKEWGTEKLEQGNLNTIKNVKCPNMASSIVFHSTGPTDGVLDEGVVKEPDEGQDEDEEVEIGSEEEDEEELELDEIKPKVKKVLPVDKASNGKSEEKTTGAQSTLQSQVVPVSIDFSSSKKDDDAYDFNTDFN, from the exons ATGAAGAGACCGA agttaaagaaagcaagcaagcGTCTGACGTGCTCCAAACgttataaaatacagaaaaag gtCCGTGAACACAACAAGAAGCTCAGAAAAGAAGCAAAAAAGCAAAAGGTACGGAAAGTGAAGAAAGACCCGGGAATACCAAATGCCGCTCCATTTAAAGAAGAGATCCTCAGAGAAGCAGAGCACAGAAAGCTACAG CTAGAAGAACttaaagaaaaacagaagctCACCAAACAGAAGGAACgtgcaaagaaaagaaaacttgaAGCTGAAAAAAACGACCCAGCGACTAAGGCTAAAAAAGCTAAAAAG GAACAGACTGTCAAGAAACAGCTGAAGTCTACCAGCAATAAAGATAAAAATTCAAAAACATTATTCTGCAGTGAATTGAAAAAG GTCATTGAGGCCTCGGATGTCATCCTTGAGGTCCTGGACGCCAGGGACCCTCTTGGTTGTCGCTGTCTACAGGTGGAAGAGACCATCTTGAACTTGGAAGGAAAAAAGCAACTCATTTTGGTATTAAATAAAATTG ATTTGGTGCCCAAGGACAATGTGGAGAAATGGCTGAAGTATCTTCAGAATGAATTTCCAACTGTGGCCTTCAAAGCATCGACACAGCTTCAGGACAAAACCGTG CAACAGAAGAAGCGTAGAGCTGCAAGTGGAGCTGTTGATTTAACTAAAGGTGTGACCTGTCTCGGGAGCGATTTCCTCTTGCAGCTCCTGGGAGACTACTACCGGTCTCGAGGGACAGACGATGCCATCAAGGTTGGAGTTGTGG GCTTTCCAAATGTGGGGAAAAGTAGCTTAATAAACAGTATGAAAAAAATGAGAGCTTGTCATGTGGGGATATCAAGATGTACTACAAG GTGTATGCAGCTGGTGCACATTGATAAGAGTGTGAAGATGCTCGACAGCCCCGGTATCATAGCGGGGTCATTAAACTCTGCAGTTTCTTTGGCGTTAAGAAGTGCATCAGAGATGGAGGAGTTAGTAAACCCGCTAGAGGCAGTCAATGCCCTACTGAAACACTGCAATAAGCAGCAG GTAATGCTGCAGTATAATATTCCTAACTACAGAAATTCCCTGGAGTTTTTAACACTGTTTGCCATGAAACGGGGTTGCCTGAAAAAAGGTGGTGTTCCTGACACACAGAAAGCTGCAGAGACCCTGTTGAATGACTGGACTGG GGCGAAAGTGAGCTACCATTCGAAGCCCCCTGAGCAACACAAATTTCCCTCTCACCTCTCTGAAACTGCTGTAGCAGAAAGGCTGAAGGAGTGGGGGACGGAAAAGCTTGAACAAGGCAACTTGAACACCATCAAAA ATGTGAAGTGTCCCAACATGGCAAGCAGCATCGTGTTCCATTCTACAGGCCCAACTGATGGAGTTCTGGACGAGGGAGTGGTGAAGGAGCCAGATGAAGGgcaagatgaagatgaagaggtGGAGATTGGTAGTGAGGAGGAAGATGAAGAGGAG ctgGAGCTGGATGAAATCAAACCCAAAGTCAAGAAGGTCTTGCCAGTTGACAAAGCATCAAATGGTAAATCGGAAGAAAAGACAACTG GGGCGCAGTCAACACTGCAGTCACAGGTGGTACCCGTTAGCATAGACTTTTCTTCGTCCAAGAAAGATGATGATGCATATGACTTTAACACGGACTTCAATTAA
- the LOC117412572 gene encoding glycosyltransferase 8 domain-containing protein 1-like isoform X1, whose amino-acid sequence MTFRKINVVILLLIAVAFLIIVHRNLISLNDFLRSVSSDSHHMGLQPIDFLIEAPQSFEVARTGEEVPVVITAAGERLGALIAAMNSIYSNTKSNVVFHIVTMNDTVDHLKNWLSKTGLKDVKYRIVQFDPQVLEGKIRRNPVESEPLKPLTFARFFLPTFVPDGKKAIYLDDDVIVQGDIQELYNTKLKTGHAVAFSDDCDSASLKGLVRGAGNQYNYIGFLDYKKDSIRKLGMKATTCSFNPGVFVANLTEWKRQNITKQLEKWMELNVAEDLYSQTLAGSITTPPLLIVFYKKHSSIDPMWHVRHLGSTGAGNRYSSRFVKAAKLLHWNGHYKPWGRTSSYTDIWDKWYIPDPTGKFHPVRKNK is encoded by the exons atgacatttaGAAAAA ttaATGTTGTTATTCTGCTGCTGATTGCTGTAGCATTTTTAATAATTGTGCATCGCAATCTTATAAGTTTGAATGACTTTCTGAGGAGTGTAAGTTCTG ACTCTCACCATATGGGATTACAGCCAATTGACTTTCTGATTGAAGCTCCTCAGAGTTTTGAAGTTGCTAGGACAGGTGAAGAGGTTCCTGTGGTTATCACTGCTGCAGGAGAGAGACTCGGAGCTTTAATAGCAGCTATGAACAGCATATACAGCAACACTAAGTCCAACGTTGTCTTCCACATAGTCACAATGAACGACACGGTAGATCATTTAAA AAACTGGCTCAGTAAAACTGGGCTGAAGGATGTCAAGTACAGAATTGTGCAGTTTGATCCACAGGTTTTAGAGGGGAAGATTCGACGCAATCCTGTGGAATCAGAACCTCTTAAACCG CTAACCTTTGCCAGATTTTTTCTACCTACTTTTGTTCCAGATGGAAAGAAGGCAATTTATTTGGATGATGATGTCATAGTGCAAG GTGACATCCAGGAGCTATATAATACCAAGCTGAAGACAGGCCATGCTGTTGCTTTTTCTGATGACTGTGACAGTGCGTCTCTGAAAGGGCTAGTCAGGGGGGCAGGTAACCAG TACAACTACATTGGTTTCCTGGATTATAAAAAGGATTCCATAAGGAAACTGGGAATGAAGGCCACTACCTGTTCTTTCAATCCTGGAGTGTTTGTGGCTAACCTGACTGAATGGAAACGACAGAATATCACAAAGCAGCTTGAAAAATGGATGGAACTTAATGTAGC agAGGATCTTTACAGTCAAACCCTAGCCGGCAGTATTACTACACCACCTTTACTAATTGTGTTCTATAAGAAACACTCCAGCATTGATCCAATGTGGCATGTGAGGCATCTCG GTTCCACTGGTGCTGGAAACCGCTATTCATCtcggtttgtgaaagcagccaaactGCTTCATTGGAATGGTCATTACAAACCCTGGGGGAGGACATCTTCATACACAGACATTTGGGACAAGTGGTACATCCCAGATCCAACCGGCAAGTTTCATCCAGTACGGAAAAACAAATAA